One genomic window of Rhodanobacteraceae bacterium includes the following:
- a CDS encoding lipase family protein, producing MRPLPAPTLTNLYPPIPGFRYFDAPAGWVFDTGTGLGDARLAWWLAEHALLAYERAGPVEQALAGLGYRVYQVRHRASGGVAYAAIGADHGILAFRGTEALKPGDPVRKLGAVARDWWTDARVKQVPCALGGRVHQGFQQALDSLWADLAPVLRQAPRWWCCGHSLGGALAALAAARVAEAATLAGTLTYGQPRVGDADLARHLDTLPLLRIVNASDLVPDMPPEALGYRHAGQLRHLNPERHRDYGQRMRDYFAQLQTHLRSGLAALTPIELVDHAPLGYVVKVYNEALRGG from the coding sequence ATGCGCCCCCTCCCCGCACCCACGCTCACCAACCTGTACCCGCCGATCCCGGGTTTCCGCTATTTCGATGCGCCGGCGGGCTGGGTTTTCGACACGGGCACGGGCCTGGGCGATGCGCGACTGGCGTGGTGGCTGGCGGAGCACGCGCTGCTGGCCTATGAGCGCGCCGGGCCGGTGGAGCAGGCGCTGGCGGGGCTGGGTTATCGCGTCTACCAGGTGCGCCACCGCGCCAGCGGCGGGGTGGCCTATGCGGCCATCGGCGCCGATCACGGCATCCTGGCCTTCCGTGGGACCGAGGCGCTCAAGCCGGGCGATCCGGTGCGCAAGCTCGGTGCCGTCGCCCGCGACTGGTGGACCGACGCGCGGGTGAAGCAGGTGCCGTGCGCGCTCGGCGGGCGTGTCCACCAGGGCTTCCAGCAGGCCCTCGATTCGCTGTGGGCGGACTTGGCGCCGGTGCTGCGCCAAGCGCCGCGCTGGTGGTGCTGCGGCCACAGCCTGGGCGGCGCACTGGCGGCGCTGGCCGCGGCGCGGGTCGCCGAGGCGGCAACGCTCGCGGGCACGCTGACCTATGGCCAGCCACGCGTGGGCGATGCCGACCTCGCACGCCATCTGGACACCCTGCCACTGCTGCGCATCGTCAACGCGAGCGACCTGGTCCCCGACATGCCGCCCGAGGCGCTCGGCTATCGCCACGCCGGCCAGCTGCGCCACCTCAACCCCGAGCGCCACCGCGACTACGGCCAGCGCATGCGCGACTACTTCGCGCAACTGCAGACCCATCTGCGCAGCGGCCTGGCTGCCCTGACCCCGATCGAACTAGTCGACCACGCGCCGCTGGGGTATGTGGTGAAGGTGTACAACGAGGCGCTGCGGGGCGGTTGA
- a CDS encoding SLC13/DASS family transporter has protein sequence MNARDALLCAGPLLALALGMAASAAGHPPPFAITVGLTGWVALWWLFEPIPAPHTALLPLALLPLVGVLDAKGVAEAYGNEVILLLGGGFMLSAAIERNGAHRRLALWMLRLTGGQNGRHVLWGFVLASGLLSMWISNTATTLLLIPVALAILKDYPDPRLAAPLVLGIAYAASFGGLGTPIGTPPNLIFRSVYEQTTGVEISFVDWFVYGLPIVVITLPVLALWLGRGLRGLPAATLPALPPIDAGERRVLAVFGIVALAWIFRTDPWGGWKTWLGLPGGSDASVALLGALAMGLVPDGKGGRLLDWETAERIPWGTLVLFGGGIALASAFGSSGVSAWVAERLVLLRDLPLPLMLFGLCLGVTLLSEIASNTAAAALLMPILAAAAAAANVDPLLFMLPAALAASLGFMLPVATAPNAIAYGTGMADNRRMLREGWFLDLVGVAAVVGVVWGVFVWKQ, from the coding sequence ATGAATGCGCGCGACGCCCTGTTGTGCGCGGGGCCGTTGCTGGCCCTCGCGCTTGGCATGGCGGCCAGTGCGGCGGGTCATCCGCCGCCGTTCGCAATCACCGTGGGCCTGACCGGCTGGGTTGCCCTGTGGTGGCTGTTCGAGCCGATCCCCGCGCCGCACACGGCCTTGCTGCCGCTGGCGCTGCTGCCGCTGGTCGGCGTGCTGGATGCCAAGGGCGTGGCCGAGGCCTACGGCAATGAGGTGATCCTGCTGCTCGGCGGCGGCTTCATGCTGTCGGCGGCGATCGAACGCAACGGCGCGCACCGGCGCCTTGCGCTGTGGATGCTCAGGCTGACCGGCGGGCAGAACGGGCGCCATGTGCTTTGGGGTTTCGTGCTTGCCTCGGGCCTGCTCAGCATGTGGATCTCCAACACCGCGACCACCTTGCTGCTGATCCCCGTGGCGCTGGCGATCCTCAAGGACTACCCCGATCCACGCCTGGCCGCGCCTCTGGTGCTCGGCATCGCCTACGCCGCCAGCTTTGGCGGGCTCGGCACCCCGATCGGCACGCCGCCGAACCTGATCTTCCGCTCGGTCTACGAACAGACCACCGGGGTCGAGATCAGCTTCGTCGACTGGTTCGTCTACGGGCTGCCGATCGTCGTGATCACCTTGCCGGTGCTGGCGCTGTGGCTGGGGCGCGGCCTGCGTGGACTGCCGGCGGCCACCCTGCCGGCGCTGCCGCCGATCGATGCCGGCGAGCGCCGCGTGCTCGCCGTATTCGGCATTGTCGCCCTGGCCTGGATCTTCCGCACCGATCCCTGGGGCGGCTGGAAGACCTGGCTGGGACTGCCGGGCGGCTCCGATGCCAGCGTCGCCCTGCTCGGCGCCCTGGCGATGGGCCTGGTGCCGGACGGCAAGGGTGGCCGCCTGCTCGACTGGGAGACCGCCGAGCGCATCCCCTGGGGCACGCTGGTGCTGTTCGGTGGCGGCATCGCGCTGGCCAGCGCTTTCGGCAGCTCCGGCGTCAGCGCCTGGGTCGCCGAGCGCCTGGTGCTGCTGCGCGATCTGCCGCTGCCGCTGATGCTGTTCGGCCTGTGCCTCGGCGTGACCCTGCTCAGCGAGATCGCCAGCAACACCGCGGCCGCCGCGCTGCTGATGCCGATCCTTGCCGCCGCCGCGGCCGCCGCGAACGTCGACCCTTTGCTGTTCATGCTCCCCGCCGCGCTCGCCGCCAGCCTGGGCTTCATGCTCCCGGTCGCCACCGCGCCCAATGCCATCGCCTACGGCACCGGGATGGCCGACAACCGCCGCATGCTGCGCGAAGGCTGGTTCCTCGATCTGGTCGGCGTGGCGGCGGTGGTGGGCGTGGTGTGGGGGGTGTTTGTGTGGAAGCAGTGA
- a CDS encoding VOC family protein — protein sequence MIGYVTVGTNDMPRAAAFYDALLATLGAKRFMEAERFIAWAVSPTQPSLGIIKPYDGNPATVGNGVMVALVVDSKEKVDALYNKAIELGAKDEGPAGPRGDNFYAGYFRDLDGNKLNVFCMG from the coding sequence ATGATCGGTTACGTCACCGTCGGCACCAACGACATGCCCCGCGCCGCCGCCTTCTACGACGCGCTGCTCGCCACCCTGGGCGCCAAGCGCTTCATGGAAGCCGAGCGCTTCATCGCCTGGGCGGTATCGCCCACCCAACCTTCCCTCGGCATCATCAAGCCGTATGACGGCAACCCGGCGACCGTCGGCAACGGCGTGATGGTCGCGCTGGTGGTCGACAGCAAGGAAAAAGTCGACGCGCTCTACAACAAGGCGATCGAACTCGGCGCCAAGGACGAAGGCCCCGCCGGCCCGCGCGGCGACAACTTCTACGCCGGCTACTTCCGCGACCTCGACGGCAACAAGCTCAACGTGTTCTGCATGGGCTGA
- a CDS encoding response regulator → MSEPRIRVLCIDDEARILRALKALFRDMDVHTTTEPSEAIRWAAEHDVDVIVCDQRMPKMQGIEVLREIRLAHPRAMRILLTGYADLSAVLGSVNEGEVFRYINKPWDNQELRSTVQMAAKIARDTPVLTDKAIDDVSREQARREVGILVIEDDPEVQQRMREILQPHYQVRFASSPERALQVLEKHETGVVISETAGQHGDLTALIKALKQYHPHIATVVVTDRANANTAIDLINEGQVFRLLLKPVRMGSCRLSVDAAVGRYWQLKQNPAATRRFIVAPRAESQLPSWLAGSLMQRIKLLPSRLLGMARAH, encoded by the coding sequence ATGTCCGAACCGCGCATCAGAGTGCTGTGCATCGACGACGAGGCCCGCATCCTGCGCGCCTTGAAGGCACTGTTCCGCGACATGGACGTGCACACCACCACCGAACCGAGCGAGGCGATCCGCTGGGCCGCCGAGCACGACGTGGACGTGATCGTGTGCGACCAGCGCATGCCCAAGATGCAGGGCATCGAGGTGCTGCGCGAGATCCGCCTGGCCCACCCGCGCGCGATGCGCATCCTGCTGACCGGCTATGCCGACCTGAGCGCGGTGCTCGGCTCGGTCAACGAAGGCGAGGTCTTCCGCTACATCAACAAGCCCTGGGACAACCAGGAGCTGCGCAGCACCGTGCAGATGGCGGCGAAGATCGCGCGCGACACACCGGTGCTGACCGACAAGGCGATCGACGACGTCAGCCGCGAACAGGCGCGCCGCGAGGTCGGCATCCTGGTGATCGAGGACGACCCCGAAGTGCAGCAGCGCATGCGCGAGATCCTGCAACCGCACTACCAGGTGCGCTTCGCCTCGTCGCCCGAACGCGCGCTGCAGGTCCTGGAGAAACACGAGACCGGCGTGGTGATCTCCGAGACCGCCGGTCAGCACGGCGACCTGACCGCCCTGATCAAGGCGCTCAAGCAATACCACCCGCACATCGCCACCGTGGTCGTCACCGACCGCGCCAATGCCAACACGGCGATCGACCTGATCAACGAGGGCCAGGTATTCCGCCTGCTGCTCAAACCCGTGCGCATGGGTTCGTGCCGGTTGTCGGTGGACGCGGCGGTGGGCCGCTACTGGCAGCTCAAGCAAAACCCCGCCGCCACCCGCCGCTTCATCGTCGCCCCGCGCGCCGAATCGCAGTTGCCGTCCTGGCTGGCCGGGAGCCTGATGCAACGGATCAAGTTGCTCCCGTCGCGGCTGCTCGGGATGGCCCGGGCGCACTGA
- a CDS encoding ATPase, translating to MVEVILLLACLGTGAYAGVLQRKLSAAQQKVADTAADLDKMQQSQAQVIHTTKLASLGQMIAGVAHEMNTPIGFVKSNVEVVRELLGEHRQLVDKCMQGFDMMLGVDLKNPQMHEPMRRALTKVRAALSGDERLRDGDDLLKDSVDGLVQIANLVKNLKGFARVDRDGMDQLDLNECIESALTIAAHQLRDRIEVVKELGQLPKINGVASQINQVLLNLITNAAQAMGDSGKLTVASRRSGDQVEIDISDTGSGIPDDVLPKIFDPFFTTKPVGEGTGLGLSIVHKIVQSHGGTIKVRTAPKKGSTFTISFPIDHALLKQQG from the coding sequence ATGGTCGAGGTCATCCTGCTGTTGGCTTGCCTGGGTACGGGCGCCTACGCCGGCGTGCTGCAAAGGAAGCTTTCGGCTGCGCAACAGAAGGTGGCCGACACTGCCGCCGATCTCGACAAGATGCAGCAGTCGCAGGCCCAGGTGATCCACACCACCAAGCTCGCCTCGCTCGGCCAGATGATCGCCGGCGTGGCGCATGAGATGAACACGCCTATCGGCTTCGTCAAGAGCAATGTCGAGGTGGTCCGCGAGCTGCTGGGCGAGCACCGGCAACTGGTCGACAAGTGCATGCAGGGCTTCGACATGATGCTCGGCGTGGACCTCAAGAACCCGCAGATGCACGAGCCGATGCGGCGCGCCCTGACCAAGGTACGCGCCGCGCTGTCCGGCGACGAACGCCTGCGCGATGGCGACGACCTGCTCAAGGATTCGGTCGACGGGCTGGTGCAGATCGCCAACCTGGTGAAGAACCTCAAGGGCTTCGCGCGGGTCGACCGCGACGGCATGGACCAGCTGGACCTCAACGAGTGCATCGAGAGTGCGCTGACCATCGCCGCGCACCAGTTGCGCGACCGCATCGAGGTGGTCAAGGAACTCGGCCAGCTGCCGAAGATCAACGGCGTGGCCTCGCAGATCAACCAGGTGCTGCTGAACCTGATCACCAATGCGGCGCAGGCGATGGGCGACAGCGGCAAGCTGACGGTGGCCTCGCGCCGCTCAGGCGACCAGGTCGAGATCGACATCAGCGACACCGGCAGTGGCATTCCGGACGATGTGCTGCCGAAGATCTTCGACCCCTTCTTCACCACCAAGCCGGTCGGCGAAGGCACCGGGCTTGGCCTGTCCATCGTGCACAAGATCGTGCAGAGCCACGGCGGCACGATCAAGGTGCGAACTGCGCCAAAGAAAGGCAGCACGTTTACCATTAGCTTTCCCATCGACCATGCGCTGCTGAAGCAGCAGGGCTGA
- a CDS encoding 8-oxo-dGTP diphosphatase, with protein MPYTPILATLGYVLSPDRQRVLLVHRNARADDAHLGKYNGLGGKLEPDEDVVAGMRREIHEEAGLQCDELQLRGTISWPGFGKHGEDWFGFIFLITAFTGQPPARNPEGSLEWIEIGRIGELPLWEGDRQFLPLVFDTDPRPFHGVMPYRDGRMVGWRVSRV; from the coding sequence ATGCCGTACACGCCGATCCTGGCGACGCTGGGTTATGTGCTGTCGCCGGACCGGCAGCGCGTGCTGCTGGTCCATCGCAACGCGCGCGCCGACGACGCCCACCTCGGCAAGTACAACGGCCTCGGCGGCAAGCTGGAGCCCGATGAGGACGTGGTCGCCGGCATGCGCCGTGAGATCCACGAGGAAGCCGGGCTGCAGTGCGATGAACTGCAGTTGCGCGGCACCATTTCCTGGCCCGGCTTTGGCAAGCACGGCGAGGACTGGTTCGGCTTCATCTTCCTGATCACCGCGTTCACCGGCCAACCGCCCGCCCGGAATCCCGAGGGCAGCCTCGAATGGATCGAGATCGGGCGCATCGGCGAGCTGCCGCTGTGGGAAGGCGACCGCCAGTTCCTGCCGCTGGTGTTCGACACCGATCCCCGCCCCTTCCACGGCGTGATGCCGTACCGGGACGGGCGGATGGTCGGGTGGCGCGTGTCGCGGGTGTGA
- a CDS encoding YiiD C-terminal domain-containing protein → MIPAQSEAAAFLEHELLSQIPLTRAMQLRVVAYDGRTLRLAAPLGPNVNDKGCAFGGSLASLLTLACWGLARLALREHAMEPDIYVQDSQIDYLAPVWGEIEIVARADDGQSLADFVAMQAARGKARITLYAAAAGEAGPATTLRARFVSKRKAEDPA, encoded by the coding sequence ATGATCCCCGCACAGTCCGAAGCCGCCGCCTTCCTGGAACACGAGTTGCTGTCGCAGATCCCGCTGACCCGTGCGATGCAGTTGCGCGTCGTCGCGTACGACGGCCGCACCCTGCGCCTCGCCGCGCCGCTGGGGCCGAATGTCAACGACAAGGGCTGCGCCTTCGGTGGCAGCCTCGCCAGTCTGCTCACCCTGGCCTGCTGGGGCCTGGCGCGCCTTGCATTGCGCGAGCACGCGATGGAGCCCGACATCTACGTGCAGGACTCGCAGATCGACTACCTGGCGCCGGTCTGGGGCGAGATCGAGATCGTCGCGCGCGCCGACGACGGGCAATCGCTGGCAGACTTCGTCGCGATGCAGGCCGCGCGCGGCAAGGCCCGCATCACCCTGTACGCCGCGGCAGCCGGCGAGGCTGGACCGGCGACCACGCTGCGTGCACGATTCGTGTCCAAACGGAAGGCTGAGGACCCGGCATGA
- a CDS encoding cysteine--tRNA ligase, whose amino-acid sequence MDLHLYNSLTRQTERFAPANPDRVTMYVCGPTVYNYPHIGNARPYTVFGVLAKLLRQQFGHLDYARNITDVDDKINAAASERGVPIDVITAQYTTAFHEDMAAIGVAGEFAPNIEPRATAHIPGIIRMCERLIASGHAYAADGHVLFDVDTYAGYGRLSRRTVKEMIAGARVEIAPYKRNPADFVLWKPSTPDLPGWDSPWGRGRPGWHIECSAMAEEHLGDTIDIHAGGADLKFPHHENEIAQSVCAHGGAEFARTWMHNGFVTIEGRKMSKSLGNVLLIKNLRELAPPEALRWLLLGAHYRQPLDWSEAALKQAKTTLDRLYGALRDLADVSIAGVAAPADSVQAALADDLGTPQALAVLSELARDAQKAEGPQAKALAKARLLDAGGWLGLLQQDPQAWFQGGSASVDVARIEALMAERAEVRKAKNFARSDEIRNELTAMGVVIEDTPQGARWKLGS is encoded by the coding sequence ATGGACCTGCACCTGTACAACTCGCTGACCCGCCAGACCGAGCGCTTCGCGCCGGCCAATCCGGACCGGGTGACGATGTACGTGTGCGGACCGACGGTCTACAACTACCCGCACATCGGCAATGCGCGCCCGTACACCGTGTTCGGGGTGCTCGCCAAGTTGCTGCGGCAGCAGTTCGGGCATCTCGATTACGCGCGCAACATCACCGACGTCGACGACAAGATCAATGCCGCCGCTTCCGAGCGCGGCGTGCCGATCGACGTGATCACCGCGCAGTACACCACCGCATTCCACGAGGACATGGCGGCGATCGGCGTCGCCGGCGAGTTCGCGCCGAACATCGAGCCGCGCGCCACCGCGCACATCCCCGGGATCATCCGCATGTGCGAGCGCCTGATCGCCTCCGGCCACGCCTATGCGGCCGACGGCCACGTGCTGTTCGATGTCGATACCTATGCAGGCTACGGGAGGCTGTCGCGGCGCACGGTCAAGGAAATGATCGCCGGCGCGCGCGTCGAGATCGCCCCGTACAAGCGCAACCCGGCGGACTTCGTGCTGTGGAAACCGTCCACCCCGGACCTGCCGGGCTGGGACAGCCCCTGGGGCCGCGGCCGGCCGGGCTGGCACATCGAGTGCTCGGCGATGGCCGAGGAGCACCTCGGCGACACCATCGACATCCACGCCGGCGGCGCCGACCTCAAGTTCCCGCACCACGAGAACGAAATCGCCCAGAGCGTCTGCGCCCACGGAGGCGCCGAGTTCGCGCGTACCTGGATGCACAACGGCTTCGTCACCATCGAAGGCCGCAAGATGTCCAAGTCGCTCGGCAATGTCCTGCTGATCAAGAACCTGCGCGAACTGGCGCCTCCCGAAGCGCTGCGCTGGCTGCTGCTGGGCGCGCATTACCGCCAGCCGCTGGACTGGTCCGAGGCCGCGCTGAAGCAGGCCAAGACCACCCTGGACCGGCTGTACGGCGCGCTGCGCGATCTCGCCGATGTCTCCATCGCGGGCGTGGCGGCGCCCGCCGATTCGGTGCAGGCTGCGCTCGCCGACGACCTTGGCACGCCGCAGGCGCTGGCGGTGTTGAGCGAACTTGCGCGCGATGCGCAGAAGGCCGAGGGCCCGCAGGCCAAGGCCCTCGCCAAGGCGCGCCTGCTCGACGCCGGTGGCTGGCTAGGCCTGCTGCAGCAGGACCCGCAAGCCTGGTTCCAGGGCGGCTCGGCCAGCGTGGACGTCGCCCGCATCGAGGCCCTGATGGCCGAGCGCGCCGAGGTGCGCAAGGCGAAGAACTTCGCGCGCTCGGACGAGATCCGCAACGAGCTCACGGCAATGGGGGTGGTGATCGAGGACACGCCGCAGGGGGCGCGCTGGAAGCTTGGTAGTTGA